Below is a genomic region from Medicago truncatula cultivar Jemalong A17 chromosome 3, MtrunA17r5.0-ANR, whole genome shotgun sequence.
ACAGGGAGGTTTTCTTGGAATTTCTTCTTGACTTCTAGAGGAATGTTAGGACTAAAGACCATTTCTGATTTATCCAGGTTCACTTGTTGACCAGAAGCCTCTTGGTAAATTTGTAGAGTGTTCATTATGACCATAGCCTCTTCTGGTTTAGCCCTACAAAACAAAATACTGTCATCGGCATATAACAAATGTGaaatgggggggggggggggcattGGTAGCAATAGAAATGCCATGGATTAAgccatcttttttatttttagaaatcaGTCCTGAGAGAACTTCAACACATAGGATAAATAAATAGGGGGACAAGGTGTCTCCCTGCCTTATAAAAGTATCAGTAGGAGAGCCATTTATAAGAATAGAAAAAGAGACATAAGTAATGCATTGCATAATAGAGTTAATGATTTTGGGGGGAAACCCCATGGCATTAAGGGTGTGATGAATAAAGTTCCATTCTAGAATGTCATAAGCTTTAGCAATGTCTAATTTTATGCCCACAAAACCATTAAGAAAACATTTGAAAAGGGACCACAAGTTAAAGAGGACTTAGCTTTTCTGTCAGTGTTCTTGAGTTTAGTTTCCATCAGGAAAACAAGGTCTGGACATTGTGTCTTTAGGATCTTCTTAAGAGCCCTGACTACAGCAGGGTTCCTAAGCCCTCTGCTGTTCCAAGATAGCACTTTCATGTTGATTGGATGGCCTTATCATTAAGGCCTGCCATTTCCATATCATATAGGGATTCCATCTCTGCTTGCTTAGTTAGAACAGCTTGATCCTGCAGTTTCCTTTTGTGCTTTGTGTCATCAGTTGAAAGAGTTTGAACTTGAGTCTGCTTAACTCCCATATATCCCTGCTGCTTTTGAGTCACTATTTTGTTAAACTAGGTGCTGGTTGGATTATTTTTGGTAACGAGTGACCTAGAAGTATTCTGTTGATAAGGTGGGGGTGTAGAGGGTTGCTGAAAAGCTACACTCCTTGATTGAGGGTTGTTCTTATTGAGATTCATGGCTGCCATTTTGCTCAGTAATCCTTTAGGCTTAGGGATGAAATTACCACCACTTAGAGATTTGAGTGGATTGCTACTgaaggtcttttttttttccataatccTCCTGTTATAGTTTCTGGACCTTAGCCATGCCCCTCTAGGGTTGATTCCTCCTTCAAACTTGAGAGCAGGATACTTACAATTATCCAAGTTATGTCCAATCAAACCACAACTAAAGCAAAACATGGGTAGATTTTCATACCTGTAATCTTCCCAGTTTGTTCATCTTGTTCATTACCAATCCACATGCCTGCTCTTATAGGGTTATTCCTATTAAAGAGAATTTTAACCTTCCATGTCTTTGCATTTTTCAGGAATTCATAAATTCCCACATCCAAGACAGACCCCAGTTGAGCCCTCATCTTTTGCCCCATTGTGATTGACTTGCAGTGTAAGGGAAGACCTCAAAATTGTATCCAAATAGGCACATTGGTGAAATCTAAAGTATTCAGATCTAAGTTTCTAGACCAATTATGTAGAACTAACCAGCAATTTCTGATTATCCAGGGACTTCCTTTCAGAATCCTTTGTATATCCTCCTCTTTGTTCATCTTGAATTGGAGTATTTTACCCTCCAATTCATTGATTTTGAAGTCTGTTGGCTTACCCCATATTCCTGCAAGAGAGTTGAACAGAACTGGAGAGGGGATATGTTTGTCTGCAAGAATTTTACCTAGAATACTGTTGTTGCATAGATCAATGCTTTCCTGAACATGAGTATCATGATAGTAGAAGAAAGGgtcattattatcatcatcttGATCCTCTAACTGTTCTTCTTGATGCATGTAATCTTCTTGTTGCCTTTCCTGTTGACTGAACCCATGATCTTGTGTATCTGCAGGTTCCTTCTAAGAAGAATGATGAGTTTATTGATGATTACTGGTACCTTCTCCAAATGGTTGTGGGGGGTTGATAGCTTGTGAAGAGACCTATCTGGTTACTAGGAGGAACCTGTAATTTCTGAATCTTGTAAGGGCGAACAGTTGCTGGTGAATTGAGAGATTGAGCATCTGATGAAGTGTTGGTGCTTGATGAAACACCTGTTTCTTTTGAAATATCCATGAATGCAGgaagaaaaggaggaaaaaaaagGAGATGAATGAAAACCAGGAAGGTGATGGAAAAGTGAGAGAAGAGTGAATTAGGGAGGAAGGAGGTTAGAGAAGTGGAAGGGTTCAAAGATGAGTATCAGAGGAGAGAGATGAGATATAACATCAAAAGATGTAACAATCAACCAAAACAGAATGGGAAAACAAAGATTCAACCAAAAATAGATTGGGAAACAAGGATGCAACTATCATACGATTTGATTAAGTCGTAGAAGGATAACAAGGTAGAGATATGTGACAGAaaaaagatgatgatgattgtgatgatcaATTATGAGTATGGGTGATGCGTTGAATCATCATTGCAAAGAAGGAGAATCTTGAATAGCAATGAAGGTTTCTTGGATCGTTTAACTTCATTTGAGATGTTTTATAAGACCCAAAGAAAAGAAGTTTATccaattcaaattttataattcgaagtgtttttaattttttcagattATAGAATGAGAATGCAATTTGTATACCCTTTGATCACCTCCTCTACtaattcacctttttttttttacaaaattttccaCTTCGTGTTCTATAACTTGGaacatgttttttcatttttggattatataatccaaaatattttgatatatatactTAATCATGTTTCCCATAAACATACACATTCTCTCCAACTTTCTCTTATTTCTCTTCAAACCCCTCATAAATACATCTTATTTTTCACGAAATCTTGATTTCTAAGCACAATGCAGTGATTAGTGCACTCCATACACACTATTTTCATATGAATGCAAAGGTAATAATATTACTCTAAATCCTTCCTTGTTCTATTTATATGCATTTTCCTTTCATTTATGTTAAGTAGTCTATACTGGCGGCGGCGTTCACATTATACAATCtgaaaatttcaaattctcaaTTCAGATTATACAATCTGAACATTGTTTTTACAgaaacataaatattttctgaattttttgcACTATTTCAAAAATGAATGCTCTTATTGATCCCCTCTTTTATTTGACATCTGACATTACACCTCCAATTGTGGATATTGATGTTAATGTGAGGCTAGACGTTGCACCCTTAGTTGTGGATCCTCCTGACAATGCCAACGTTGAGGTTTCACCTCTAGCTACATCTTATATTGATCGACGCATACATTTCATGACTGAAGAAAATTTAGTTCGTGGTGAAGTAAAGAAGTTAggatttattgttgttattacaAAATCAGATCATTGGTGAGtagtaaaaaacaatttattattttgggaTGTGAAATCGGATGTTCCTATAGAGAGaacaaaatattgttgaaacaTAAAGACTCGGCATCCGTGAAATGCAAGTGTCCATTTAGAGTGAGAGGTTATTTTTTGAGCGGTGGTCTATGGAGCCTTAGAGTTGGGAATATAGAAGATGATTATATTTGGAGATGATGATGCGAAAGTTAAATACCATTTGAGGaatcaaatgataaaaaagTTTAGAGTGATCAGAAGGTTATAGAttttttcaaaggttgaagatGATAGTATTTGAGAATGTTGAAGATGATACCTTAGCTCTCGCCCTAGATTTGTTAAAATTTGTATAATTAGGGAAATCAacacatattatatatatatgtatattgatcTTTTGAAATAATTGTCTAAGTTTTTGTTGGTCAAATCTCACATTCTATAAATCTCGGTTAAAGTTTCATTTTATGCTGTTTTATGTAAGTGtgttttcagattttataatctgaaacaTTAAAACTAACTTTAGATTATAGAATCTGAACAAGGTAAAATGAGAAAACATAGGGAAGCTTAGGAGGGAGGGGGTGATAGGAAATTCTTGAGGTCTAATTCTAGTTGAGTCTGCGCTTAATAGACCCAATTAACTTTTTACTATAAAGTTAAGATATTATTTTTCCCACCTCGTGACTTTATCACGTGCCATGTGGCTTATTTCCGAAATACCCTTGTCGTTCAGATTATGTAATCCAAAGCAAAAATAtgattcagattatataatcttaaatatttctatatatagGCAACAATCGGAATCTCTCTGATCAGCAGTTgtgaattttgcttttaaaaaaaataaagacaaagtaaaaaatgataaaatatgtcaaataataaaacaataaaaagttctaaaaataaaataaagttaatgcaaatatttttcagatttttctaagcatataaagaaaaaaaatgaaaaatgggtttAAATGATGCAGTTTTGGATTTTGGGGTACGAAgtttcaaattgattttttctcCTCATCTTTTGGGCAGATTTAGAAGAAATCTGATCAAATAGTCTGAAAATTGAGTTTTCGACTGGGGCACGGCGGAAACAACTAACAATgacctaaaataaaatgatgagggTTAGTATGGTTCTAAAAACAACAAGGAACACGCTCGTCTATACGGGTTGTTTGGATTATGAAATCTGGACTACttattgttttggattttataatctaaaGTGGTGAAAAACTTATTTCTCCATCCAAAAATAGGTAAAAActtttttcagattatataatctaaagtGTCCAAGggtattttcaaaaaataaaaaaagaacgCGTGAGTAACGCAtagaatgaatgaataattagatatccttcaccaaaaaaaaagaatgaataatTAGATATGGCCCAGAGTAAGTAAAGAACAATAGTTGGGCCCATCACAATTATACATCCATATCTTCTTTGTATACCTCTACATTTTCATAAACACCCTTCAttaatttttcagaaaaatatCGACTATACAAAAATGTTTATGGCACATACATAATAACGCTGAtgataaaaaatacatattagaAGTTTATACCACacagatttttaaaaacatcACGTAAATTACAAGTTTACGGTCAATCCATGAGGtgtcactacaaaaaaaaaaaaaaaaaaaaactgcattttAGCGTCAGCTGAAAACCCACCCTAACTAAATAAAAACGGACACTAACACGAATATAGCGTCAGCCAGACCGAGTTAAAGTTTGATTCTATTTTCATCTGACGTTAAATTAGGCAATTTCTACAAAGTTAACTTGAGTATGACCTTATTTTTCATCTGATACTAAATTGAACTATTTTCATCCATGACATGTCATCTCGATAATAAGAGTTTgaccttatttttttaaataaagagaaTAATTGAAAATCTATATGTATTCAGAATAGAAAAAATACTAAACTTGAGTATCATATTTGCATAAAAAGATAggggataattattttttaaaagaaatgtaataatattgcaaataaaatcagacaatcaaacaaacataaagaaaataaaatgattgcATTTTCCCTCTCAATGGACAATCGTTAACCACATCATATGGAATTGGAGTAactattttcaatatatttccTTTATTTCAATCATAAAACCATCGGGGTGTAACCTTCTTCAACTACGTTCCAAAAATCATATTGATTTGACATGAAGAACATTAGTATGATCTTATTTTTCCAGTGTGAAGAGTGGTGGACAATTGACTTTGCTACCTTCATTGTCTGAATGTCATGATGATTGATCTTTCTTCCGACATTGTTTAGTGTTAATCTCATAAAATGGGGGCTAGTTCATGCTCAAAGTAAGAGAAATAAACACAAGttgtagtttattttatttctcttcCTAAAacttatttctaaaaatatctTTTGAATGATCAAATAATTAATACTTAGACTAATTAAAAGGATTGATTTAAAAACAATTGACAACGTTTAAGTGATATTGACAACGTTTAAGTGATAAATCCTTTTACTTATGTGTTAGTTaaacaataaaaagataaaggataAGAGCAATGGACATGATGATTTATTATCAACCTAATAGTTACtttaaggttttgtttgggagtttagaTGGGAAGGGATGAGAAGGCTTTGAGGGGTGGAAAATATGAGAGAATATGTGTTAGTTAATgcatattatttcaaaaaaaataataataagttaatgcatatgattactatatttttaattttaaaaatattacatcaacatagattaaatttgaaaaatttatataaacccCGTAAAATTCCAAAAACcttcctccaatacaatttttagtTCTCCCAAATAAGGAGGGTTTTGTATTgtgaagaaaagttaaccccTTAAAGTCCTcccctttcattttcttctattaCTTTCACTTACACATTCCTTTTTTTTCAAGCATTCCCCTCTATTCCCcttcaaactcgcaaacaaaaccTAAGTCTCTTCTAACCTTAGAAGGATTTTTCACTATTCAATCATTAAACACGCTAAGAGTATCTTCTAGTTATCATTCAACCTAGTGATACCAATTGTTTCTGTTTAGAGAAAAATTATTCAACCTAGCTTAATTGTATCTTCTATTAAGCATTCCCCTCTCTTcacctttttctattttaaaaagagaaaaatattttgacaatTCAAAAAAGTTTTGCTTGTTAAATcaaaagttttgaaaattatctcttaaatcaacttcaaattaataataaatgtatttttaaaagaaactttTGCTTGTTACATGAATTCCACAACTGAACATGTTGATTAGTTCAGTCCATTGACAACTTCTATATAAGGACTGTAATAGAAGATGATGAGTCGATATCATGTTAATTAGTACACTTTTTCAATTCAGGCATGAGAGAGTGAGGGACTATTTCAgcgtatatatttttttcacgtGACTATGTCTTCTTCTAGCTAATATATATGTTGAGTTGAGGTATCTATCACATGGCCCAAACTAATTAATCTCCGCGGTTTCGTTGTTATAGTAGCTTCTATTGACACTATAGAACTTTGACTTTATCATGATACTAGTGCTAAGTAGAAATGTAGCAGTTGGTGGTACGTAAGTTTTCATATGCACCCACAAACATCAAGTTACAGCAGGTgggaaaactaaaattaaaatctataGGGGCCTAACGTTTTAGTTGATTTAAGAGAtgctaaaaaatatgaaatccaTAATTTCTTAATTCGCTGGTTTCTTCAAGCCCAAATGGCAAAGATATAGATGATGGGTGATGGTTCTCACTTTACAAAGTTCAGAGAAAGCACTCGAAGCAGTGGTTCATCTTCAATCTTCGGGATCAATGGGGGCAACTTAGGAACATTAGAATGCTAGTGCCTAGTGTGTTGGTGTGAGAAAAGACATCAAAAATGTcaagatataaaaaatataaaataaaagatggagaTGACTTTTTAATGTCTTTTctagatttaataaaaataatgaggTCTTATTAATCTGATTCGATTTAATAAACAATCTAATTCTTTATATATACCAAatgatcacttttttttttttattaaatccaaaattttcaacatgtaattttattttcaatttttacaattttttatttatttaatcaaaccTTGTGCTTTTCTAAAGTCagacttaaaaagaaaatacattcAATTGTGTCCACGTGATTCACCAAGAAACATGATAAAATTTTATGACAGAAAAGTATTGAAAGATATCCTCATAACATAATTAACACATGGTCTTTTGTACCATTCAAAAACTAATGCAAAAAACCTTATGTAAAGTTGAAAGTACTCCCATAATCCCCTATTATAAGTCGTTTAAGATTTTTCcacatgaattaaaaaatataattattatcatatattttatataaaaaattattgtacatttttctaaattatcatttaatctAGTAATCTAATACTACAACAATTGAAGAAAGATGCATTAATAATACACATACTAAAGTGATATTGTAAAACAGTATATAAATGTGAGGTCTACGttaccctctcttatttagaggATAATTTACCTTCTCAtgatatcaatcaatcaaaatgtaatatacatatgtaacattaaatgtcaaataaatgagtagattttttctaaaaataaaagagttaatcttaattttttttaaggagagttaatcttaatcataaggtaacttttaatacttttaattcttatttaatttttttttgaaacaacaaatgatttttttttttttttatattaaggtgttcaatcttaattaatttacactacaagacttataacaaataaaattttacatcaaatttctttcatctggatgtccttaaattcatcatttacattcataaaatttcttccattccagaaccccgaacgtgagaacaaaaacatctccttctttcaaatttcttattctttattcttccatattgatcaatttttgtttctttttcattcttcttcccattttgattgttcaattttgtcgttccgaATTGCCGtaatttccaattatcgtgagaattgtcgttgtttctagaaccgcgtcaggtatcgtgacttatttttttttatttaagcagacaacctaataaaatctgttAACACGCATAAAACCtgtctcactatcagcaaaagtctttaagtccaaataaaagaacaaaagcctcatcacataaccatttcagcagcaaccaaaaaaatgctatcaaactcccacaacatcacagcggcaacacctgctagcatCCCTGAAAGTACAATAgatgatttactcaattgttataattaactacctcacaaccaagaaaaatcaaatcaaaaagaaaaatcaagtcatcataccTGATGTTGTACTGAAAATAAcggcaattctcacgatatttgaaatcatgatgattctcacgaaaattgaaaaatgtggcagttgggaacgacaaaattgaacaatcaaaatgggaggaataaattttatgaatataaccgataaatttaaggacattcagatgaaacaaatttgatgtgaaattttaattgttctgtcagtcctgtagtgtaaattaattaagattgaacagctaaatataattaaggcaatattaAATTATGGGTCCTttagcttatttatttgtaacactttggtcctttgtctttattttttcccgtttaggtcctttatctctcttaaaagcacatacACATCTTTtttcgtatttttttttactaaaaaatacataattttatttttaaaaatatatttttattaaaactaaaaaaaaaaaaatccaaaaatatgatgaagatgtttatcatcttcatcttcttcctttgaatcttcatcatcttctttaaataaaaaaaaattctactaaaatatatcttcaaatatcgtgaattaatgttatattcacctcagatcttattttaaacacaaaaatcaaaactttaatttcacaaatgttccAAGGCGGATGGTGGAGACTTAGTCATTGGCGGAAGGGTTAGactttacgaaagttaagattattctggaaacaacaaaattgatgtgcaaagctgATATCAATTTTGaggttatttttatgtcgggcttgaatattgagttagaaaataataataataataataataataataataataataataataataataataataataataatatacagcgtgacaatttatataactaatttttttttgtgatgaaactaaatctctttctctataggggtttgatttttgtgtttaaaagaagatttgaggtgaatataacattaattcatgatatttggagatatatttgtgtagaaatttttttgattcaatgaagatgatgaagattcaaaggaagaagatgaagatgatgaacatcttcatcatatttctggatttgtttcatttttaataaaaagatattttaaaaataaaattatgtattttttttaattaaaaaaatgagaaaaaagatgtatatgtgcttttagaagagataaaagacctaagcggaaaaaaataaagataaatgacccaagtgtaacaaataaataacataaaagatctctaatgtaatcatgtctataattaaataaaaattaaaagtattaaaagttaccttatgattataattgattctttttttagaaaaaaattgactcatttatgacatttaatgttgccaatgtatattacattttaatttgttgatatcatgagagggtaaaataccctctaaataagagaTGGTGATCTAGAAAAAACCgcatataaaatgaaataatgttttactaaaatgacttataatatataaaagagtTTGTAATCAACTTTTAATAAGTATACGTAATTAAGTATCCCACGAAATGGAAGAGTGGTTGATTTAAAGTGTGAAAAATGAGTACAGAAATACACATCAATGATAGTCACtggtttgatttttcatttttgaagaTATGTCTTGCCTTTATTTGCCCAATTGGAAGGATTACCTTATGTAAGAAGATACGAACAGATTTTAAACCATGAGGAGGAATTCTAATTCTAGGTCGTTTCTTCCATTAGATTCACCGTATACAAACcatcacacacacatatatatatatatatatatatatatatatatatatatatatatatatatatatatatatatatatatatatataaagattctaattctaattaaatgacgcatatatatatataattaatactaTAGCTAGTGTCAAACTTGTCAACTTAAGACATGTATGTAATCCAATCCACTTGCAACTTGGTACTCCACTCTTCTTTACTTGCTCATATCATATCGCCCTAGTCCTTACATTACAATGACATTAGCATGACCTTTTCCAACTCTATTTTCATTCAAACGCGTTCATATTCAGACAACCATAACATCACACGAAACCGGCCGTAGgattaaaatgtttattttactcTTTTGGAATAAGCCAAATTTTCCCAACAAATGCatttttacattaaattatTCTTCTCTTCATCATTGACCAGATCCTTCTTTACATATATTTCATGTCAGCCCTTATATTAATCCCCCAAGTTTATAAGAATTATGCTTATCTAGTCCTAATTCCATTCATCACCCTCTCTATCTAGCTGCAACGAACTCCTCTATACTCTATCTATACTATAATTATATTACTCCTCACACCCCTTTTCCTCATCTAATcacaatacaatttttattatagaaCAAAATGAATCAATTCCCAGACATTCCTACAGGAAGATCACCAAGAAGAGAACTTCAAGGTCCACGTCCTACACCTCTTAGAATACACAAGGACTCTCACAAAATCAAGAAACCACCATTGGCGccacagcagcagcagcaacaacaacaatatcaacaacCGCGCCAACCAATTATAATCTACACCGTCTCCCCTAAGGTAATCCACACCACACCCGGGGACTTCATGAACCTCGTCCAACGTCTCACCggatcctcctcctcctcctcctcctcctccacctcCTCGTCTTCATCATCAAATATTGATCCTTTCCGCGGGGATGGAACAATATCCCCCGCGGCGCGTTATGCCACCATGGAGAAAGCTATGTCTCCTTTGgggaaaaaacaacaacaacaacaacaaatagtAGCACCAATAACAAGTTTTACTAGTGATGTAATAAGTGACATGGAAGGGATAGAACAAACACAATTGATGAATCATGGAGTAGAGAGAGGAAACATGATGTTTCAAGGGATTTTGTCTCCGGGACCGGCTTCACTATCTCCAATTCCTTCTAATTTTTTCTCGCCACCATCTTCGGATCCAAACATGTTCAACAACTTCCTTCATGATTTAAGTCCTGCACTTCATAGTGGTAGAAATTTTATGGAAGGTGGTGCTAATTTCTTATTACCTAGTCCTTCAAATTTTGTTTCACCTATTACTCCTTCTATTGATTTATTCAACTATTTCTTAGGGTAATAAATGGTTGCCATTTATTTGTAGCTaagtttgattatatttttcattttatatacaaatatttttagatAGGGCATATGGTTTTTTCTTACCTTGAGTTATTTTCTAGAGCTggaattttgaaataatttaattggATTTATTTTTGGGCAATTTTGTTGCTCAAATTGTTTATGACCTTTACCGTTGACATAATTCTTTGTCATGTACTGTCCATTTGCAATATTGCATTTAATTTGTTAGTTGAAACATTGGCAATATACATTCAattccatatttttaaattattgtatGATCAGAATCTCATCTGGCAAACCTTGATAATTGAAAGGTACCAAGACTTTTTTAAAGGTTTTACAGTCAGCATACTACAATAGGAGTATATATTTTATACATGTGTGTGGCCGGCGTATTAGGTGTACCATTAATAGTATATGATATGTAGTAATTAATAGGGTTTGAAAAAGTAGGAAGACTTgagagttttttgtttttttggataaaGATAAATTGATATTCTAGTGCTATaagtttgaaagataatttttccaaagaaaaataaagagcaGAAAATAAACCAGTTGCAGTGGCTGAATCAAACAGCAGGAAGGAAGAGGCATAACCATAAACATGAATCAACAGTGCATGCAAAACCAGTACGAAGTAGCATATCATATGACTGCCGAAAACCAGTGTTTTTTAACTAATAGTACtaacaatcaaacaaaaaacCTCAAGAAAAAGTATAAagatcctaaaaaaaaattaactaaaagtACTCACAATTTTAATGTTGCATTTGTCTTCTGTCTAATAAACAAATTTATCTacttataaaaaattgtcatcttgtatttattttgtttcctCCATTTGAAGACGTGTGTAGTAAACAATgaaagcaatttttttatttgtttcatataGAAATTCTAAAGGGCTAAATGGAACGGAATAAACTcaagaaaacaaagcaaaatctaaaaataagtGTTGGCGTAAAAATCTTTCCTTTCAACAAATGAACTCGAAACATCAATATAGGATTTAAGTTAAATCCTTAAGGGGGTTCTTTGTTGAGCCTCAAGGCCACAAGTCTTGATTAATTTGCGGTTGTGGTGCAAGATATGTATTTTCGAATACATGTGGAAATGTAAAGgtaaaaatgcaaaaaacaaagataaaaaagagaaattatattaGTATTAATATAAGTAAGTTACATCGTTCGTTCAACAATAGTAAGATGTATTATTCTGGATGGATAGATGTGTTGTCTAGTaggaaattttttgaaatga
It encodes:
- the LOC11414826 gene encoding protein MKS1 → MNQFPDIPTGRSPRRELQGPRPTPLRIHKDSHKIKKPPLAPQQQQQQQQYQQPRQPIIIYTVSPKVIHTTPGDFMNLVQRLTGSSSSSSSSSTSSSSSSNIDPFRGDGTISPAARYATMEKAMSPLGKKQQQQQQIVAPITSFTSDVISDMEGIEQTQLMNHGVERGNMMFQGILSPGPASLSPIPSNFFSPPSSDPNMFNNFLHDLSPALHSGRNFMEGGANFLLPSPSNFVSPITPSIDLFNYFLG